DNA from Petroclostridium xylanilyticum:
TATATTTACCAGTATCTCTTTTTCAATTTTTAATAGATCATTCCACTTCGGCTCATGACACCCTGCCTGTACATCATCAATAAACAAGATACTGTTCTCTCCTGTGATAAACCGGTATTCCAACGCTTCTTTTGCTTCTTCATAGGATCTTTTTATATTTTTAATCCGCTCATACCCTCTTCCGATACCTATAGAAAAAGCGGCCTTTAACGTTTTATTTATCATCTGCTGAATTTTATCCATTAGATCAAAAATCAATCTTGCCGGTTCCTCTTTTTCTTCCTGAAAATAAAACAATATAGTAATTTGCCCTAGTGCATTATAAAAAGTCCATCCTAGATTTTGTTCATCAATCATTTCTTTACAGATATTTTTAACAGCAAAGTGCAGCATTTCCACATGTCCGGTAAAGCTGCTATCCTCCAGGGTAGAATCATAATCCAGTACTGCAACTTGAAAGATTCCACACCTATCCTGGATGTTCAGCACCCTTTGATTGTCATCTAATTCTTGAAGGGTTTGTACTCCGGTAATGAGACGAACCAGGTAATTTTCCCGGATGACAGGCATGTGCTTTTGCAACTGCTGTTCCAGCTCTTTCATTTTTATCCTGCTATTTTGCTCAGAATTGATAGATTTTTTTGTATTTTCTAAAACAGCCAGTAAGTCGTCTGCATCCGTTGGTTTAAGTACATAATCAACAACTCCTAACTTACAGGCTCTCTGGGCATACTCAAATTCATCATAGCCGGTGAGAATAATAATTTTAATGTCCGGATATTTCATTAAAAGTCTTTCACTCATTTCCAGACCATCAATTTCAGGCATACAAATATCAGCAATCACAATATCGGGTTGTAACCGGTCTGCTATATCCAGAGCTTCTTGCCCATTAGCCGCCTCCCCTACTATTTCCATTTCATGTTCATTCCATGCAATAGAGTTTCTAATTCCCCTTCGAATAATTGGTTCATCATCCACAATCATTACGCGATACATCATCATTCCCCCAAATCAGTACAGGCAGGTAACCGGATTTCAACTGTAATCCCACCCTCTATATTTTTAAAGTATGTCAGTCCATATTCCTTCCCAAACCTCAATACAATCCTTTCGTGAACGTTGCGAATTCCATAACCAATCCGTACTTCTCCTTGATAATTTCTCAGCGAGTGATTTAAACGTTCTATCTCTTTCTCATCCATTCCAATCCCGTTATCAATAATTTCAAACACAATATCATTCTTATCTTTTCGTCCGGTGATCAAAATAGTACCTTTCCCTTTTTTATTTTTTATACCGTGATATATTGAATTTTCAACCAGCGGCTGCAAAGTTAATTTGGGTATTTTATAATTCAATATGTCGCCACTAACCATGATCTCCGTCTGCAGTACATCCTGGTATCGGATCTTTTGGATAATCAAATAATTCTTGACATGTTCAATTTCATCCTTAATA
Protein-coding regions in this window:
- a CDS encoding response regulator; translation: MMMYRVMIVDDEPIIRRGIRNSIAWNEHEMEIVGEAANGQEALDIADRLQPDIVIADICMPEIDGLEMSERLLMKYPDIKIIILTGYDEFEYAQRACKLGVVDYVLKPTDADDLLAVLENTKKSINSEQNSRIKMKELEQQLQKHMPVIRENYLVRLITGVQTLQELDDNQRVLNIQDRCGIFQVAVLDYDSTLEDSSFTGHVEMLHFAVKNICKEMIDEQNLGWTFYNALGQITILFYFQEEKEEPARLIFDLMDKIQQMINKTLKAAFSIGIGRGYERIKNIKRSYEEAKEALEYRFITGENSILFIDDVQAGCHEPKWNDLLKIEKEILVNISKEKEDIILLLLDRFFEQIKSQPAITPLWAKAKCYELVSNLYLAFNDLAAQERRLEKTPDELYHDIHQSVSLSSAFALVENFVREILTIISQARNNRTRKLIEMGKEYIQQHFNEEISVADIAGHLYVTPNYFSRIFKKETGEGCVEYINRVRMEEAKKLLKSTLYLTYEIGNMVGFKDANYFSLAFKKYTGMSPTEYRDSGLV